Below is a window of Magnetospirillum sp. WYHS-4 DNA.
AGAACGTCGCTGGCGTTCACCGCGGATGGGGCCGCGGCATGCAGGGCGAGTAGCTCGCCCAGGCGGGCCTTGAAGCGTTCGTGCACGCGCACATGGGCGTCCAGTCCGGGATACCCCACCGCGGCCATCAGATACTCTTCGCGGAGGAAATGGTACTTGGCATATTCCGTCAAGGCGGTCAGCACGCTGGCGACGCTCTCGACTCCGTGGTCGCCTTCGATGGCGTCGTCGAGAAGATTGATCAGCGCGACAAGGGTCTGGTGGTCAAGATCGATCTCGACCACGCCGACGCTCAGATCATCGGTAAAAAGCAAT
It encodes the following:
- a CDS encoding bacteriohemerythrin translates to MGELLFTDDLSVGVVEIDLDHQTLVALINLLDDAIEGDHGVESVASVLTALTEYAKYHFLREEYLMAAVGYPGLDAHVRVHERFKARLGELLALHAAAPSAVNASDVLDLMKSWLFNHIKIEDHRYVPFMVGKEYEIAEANRRVMDELADLFFERGCDDTIGFSAASPMYGAK